The Selenomonas sp. AB3002 sequence TGCACATAAGACACGTTTCAAGGTTCTTTTCATTTAAATCATACCTTTCTACATTTTTCTATTACTGTGCTATAACGAGGAACAAGATGTCCCCCACCTCTATAGGTAGGGGTGGCGAATATCATAACAGGCGGTGAGCACATATCTCCCGCCTCGTTGAAAGGCCAAGAGGAAGCTTTGTCTATCGACAAAGCTGGAACAATGGCCTTATAATGTAAATGCTGCCCCTTCTCTCCAACGGAAGGAGGTGAGTTAGGTGTCGTTCAATGATTTTTTGCTTTCGGTATTGGCAAGCTTAGTGGCTTCTCTGATTGTCCACTTTGTGAGCAAATGGTTAGATTAGCAGCAATCTAGCCTATCGTACAAAAAGCCCCCTTGGGAGTTTGCGCCTCCCTTGGGGGTTCTTTTTGTTTGTGAGTAAGTGTCGTTTACTCAATGATTTTGCAATTAGATTATATCACCCGTTACCCAAAAACTCAATAGTTTCGTTCACGTGGCATAGGTTCAGTAAGTGAGGGGCACAGGCACAGCATAAGCGGAACGTGTGGAATTTGGCCGCAGGCCGAAGTCCAAGTGAAGCGTTGCTGTGCCTGTGTACCGAACGCCTCGCCAGGACAACTTCACACCGCACTGGGCTTGGGGTCGCTGGGGGGCTCTTCCATGGAGGATTTCTGGGAAAGCTTGTTTTTCTGCTCGGTGATGAAGGCCTGCATGACGATGAAGACGCAGAGCAGGGCTCCTACCACGATTTTCGTCCACCAGGCGGAAAGAGTGCCCTGGAAGGAGATGAAGGTCAGGATGACGCCCTGGATCAGCACACCGAAGAGGGCGCCAGGGATGAAGGCCACGCCGCCGGACAGCAGGGTGCCGCCGATGACGGAGGAGGCGATGGCATCCATTTCCATGCCAAGGCCGTGGAGGTTGTAGCCCGTCAGCATGATGAGAGCATAGGCCACGCCGCCCAGAGCGGAGCAAAATCCGCTGATGGTGTAGACGATGACCTTGGTGCGGAACACCGGCAAGCCCATGAGGGCAGCAGAGCTTTCGCTGCCGCCGATGGCGAAGACAGCCCGGCCAAACTTGGTGAACCCGAGAACCACAGCTGCGATGGCGAGAACTATCATGGCCAGCACCGCGCCCACAGACAGGAAGCCAAAGCCCAGGTCAATGCGATAGCTGGCAATAGCTACGAAAGTCTCATTGGTAATCTGGATGGTATCACGGGAAATCACAGCCGTCATGCCGCGGCAGAAGAACATGCCTGCCAGGGTGATGATGAAGGGCTGCAAATCAAATTTGGTGATAATATACCCCTGAGCGGCACCGAAAACCAGGCCCATCAGGAGCACGAGAAGCACAGCCAGTCCCACGGGAATGGAAGTATTGGCCAGGAGCCATGCCAGCACCATGCAGGACAGGGCCAGCACAGCACCTACAGAAAGGTCGATGCCCACGATGATCAGGGTAAAGGTAATGCCTACGGTCACGATAATCAAGGCCGCATTATCAATAAAGAGATTGAGGAAAACCTGGGGCCTTGAGAACCCCTTGTAAGCCATGATGCCTGCCCCGTAGAGGATGGCAAAGAGAGCCACCGTCACAAAGAAGGAAAAATAGGGTGAGGCAATAAGATCGTTTAATCTGCGTTTCATGCTTCATTCACCATCCTTTCAGCCAGCCTGTGAGGGTCCTGAACTGCCGTCTTGCCTTTCTGGTTGCGTTTTTCCTTCCAGGCAGCGAACATTTCCTGGGCTTTCTTGGACTGGATGAGGCAGATGATGATGACGGCTGCGGCCTTCACCACTGGCAGTTGGTCAGAGGAAACACCCAGTGCGTACATGGTAGTGGTCAAGGTCTGGATAGTGATGGCGCCCACCACGGAGCCGCCGATGTAGAACTTGCCGCCGGAGAGCAGGGTACCGCCCAGGGCCACGGCCAGGATGGCATCCATTTCCATATTGAGGCCTGCGTTGTTGGCGTCAGCCGCACGAATCAGGGAGCTCTCAATCAGACCTGAGACACCAGCGCAGAGACCGGAGAAAGCGTACACCAGGAAGATGACCATGGTGACATTGATGCCTGCATAGCGGGCTGCGGTGGGGTTGATACCCACGGACTGGATGAAGAGGCCGATGCTGGTTTTCTTCATTAAGAAGGCCACCAGGAGAACCATTGCCAAGGCGATGAAAATATTGGTGGGCAGGATATTGCCAGGAATGACGCCGGAGATGTACTCAAAGGGCTTGTAGTACACAGTGATGATCTGGCCCCCGGTCATGAGCTGGGCCACACCGCGGCCTGCGGTCATGAGAATCAGGGTTGCCACCATGGCCTGGATCTTGAACTTGGCCACCAGGAGGCCGTTCCAGATACCGCAGAAAATACCTACACCGATGGCAGCCAGGATAGCCAGGAACATGGGGGTCTCAGCCACACCGTCCCCGCGGCCGCCGATAAGGCTGCAGACCACGGCAGCGGAAATAGCCACCACGGCACCTACGGAGATATCGATGCCTGCCGTGGCAATGACGAAGGTCATGCCCAGGGACAGGATGACCAGTGAGCAGCTGCGGTTCAGGATATCTATCAGTCTCCCGTACAGCCTGCCGTCCTCGGTAAGCTGTATGGTCATGAATCCATCTACAAACAGGGCATTGAAGGTCAGAAGCACTGCCAGCGCCACTACCGGCAAGAACAGCGAACTGTCGCTGAAAGCCTTTAATTTCTCCCTCATGCCGTTTCACCTCCTGCAATAGCACGCATCACGTTGTCAGAGCTGACCTCGCTGCCAGTGAGCTCCGCCA is a genomic window containing:
- the yjfF gene encoding galactofuranose ABC transporter, permease protein YjfF; the encoded protein is MKRRLNDLIASPYFSFFVTVALFAILYGAGIMAYKGFSRPQVFLNLFIDNAALIIVTVGITFTLIIVGIDLSVGAVLALSCMVLAWLLANTSIPVGLAVLLVLLMGLVFGAAQGYIITKFDLQPFIITLAGMFFCRGMTAVISRDTIQITNETFVAIASYRIDLGFGFLSVGAVLAMIVLAIAAVVLGFTKFGRAVFAIGGSESSAALMGLPVFRTKVIVYTISGFCSALGGVAYALIMLTGYNLHGLGMEMDAIASSVIGGTLLSGGVAFIPGALFGVLIQGVILTFISFQGTLSAWWTKIVVGALLCVFIVMQAFITEQKNKLSQKSSMEEPPSDPKPSAV
- a CDS encoding ABC transporter permease, with protein sequence MREKLKAFSDSSLFLPVVALAVLLTFNALFVDGFMTIQLTEDGRLYGRLIDILNRSCSLVILSLGMTFVIATAGIDISVGAVVAISAAVVCSLIGGRGDGVAETPMFLAILAAIGVGIFCGIWNGLLVAKFKIQAMVATLILMTAGRGVAQLMTGGQIITVYYKPFEYISGVIPGNILPTNIFIALAMVLLVAFLMKKTSIGLFIQSVGINPTAARYAGINVTMVIFLVYAFSGLCAGVSGLIESSLIRAADANNAGLNMEMDAILAVALGGTLLSGGKFYIGGSVVGAITIQTLTTTMYALGVSSDQLPVVKAAAVIIICLIQSKKAQEMFAAWKEKRNQKGKTAVQDPHRLAERMVNEA